A genomic window from Glycine max cultivar Williams 82 chromosome 17, Glycine_max_v4.0, whole genome shotgun sequence includes:
- the LOC121173870 gene encoding uncharacterized protein has protein sequence MGCLEEHKVPYATFMLQGEAENWWKFVRPTFVAPGGVIPWNAFKEKFLENCFPRDLRKRKAREFLDLKQGNMFVGEYTAKFNELLQYWPQYQDARNEEDLCAQFENGLRLEIQQAVSYMQITDFNQLVTKYCKEKMLVFGGNVIPNEPLKENAANNGVGDV, from the exons ATGGGTTGTCTCGAGGAGCATAAGGTCCCTTATGCGACGTTCATGCTCCAAGGAGAAGCTGAGAACTGGTGGAAGTTCGTGAGACCTACATTTGTTGCACCAggaggcgtgattccttggaatgccttcaaggaaAAATTCCTAGAAAACTGTTTTCCacgagatctcaggaagcgaaaggcgagggaatttctggatttgaagcaGGGAAACATGTTCGTTGGAGAATACACGGCAAAATTTAATGAACTTCTAcagtattggcctcaataccaagatgctcgaAACGAAGAAGActtatgtgctcagtttgagaatgggcttcgaCTGGAGATTCAACAGGCAGTTAGCTACATGCAGATCACAGATTTCAATCAACTAGTGACAAAGT atTGCAAAGAGAAGATGCTAGTATTTGGTGGAAATGTAATTCCAAATGAACCATTGAAAGAGAATGCTGCCAACAATGGAGTGGGGGATGTTTGA
- the LOC106796643 gene encoding ABC transporter B family member 11-like: MAEDIDLNGDPNNKKDSNNSEAKDETAKTEWNLHGLNVFGNMMNSFGGTKISNEVVHEASKVSLKFVYLAVDTFFVSLLPNYSWATWFGAKMVIEEGYTGGEVVTIIMAILNGSLEVVSLGQASPSFTAFAAGQAAAFKMFETIKRKAEIDAYDITSRQLDDICGDIEVRVVCFSYPTRLDELIFNGFSLSIPSGTTTTLVGESGSGKSTVVSLVDRFYDGAIVEENIAYGKDGAFVEEIKDGAELANLSKIIDKLPQLVQVIDVSSSEEDPEEDPEELPPKPVVDALDFPEDDEDPLSYVDSLEDIMSASEVDSTEESGPGGTTNSEDSSS, encoded by the exons ATGGCAGAGGATATTGACTTGAATGGAGATCCTAACAACAAGAAAGACTCAAACAACAGCGAGGCCAAAGATGAAACTGCAAAAACA GAATGGAATCTCCATGGCCTTAATGTCTTTGGAAATATGATGAATTCATTTGGAGGAACCAAAATCTCCAACGAAGTTGTTCATGAAGCTTCTAAG GTGTCTCTGAAATTTGTATACTTGGCCGTGGATACCTTTTTTGTGTCACTTTTGCCCAA TTATAGTTGGGCTACATGGTTTGGTGCAAAAATGGTAATAGAGGAAGGATACACAGGAGGAGAGGTTGTGACAATAATTATGGCTATATTGAATGGCTCCTTGGAAGTTGT GTCTCTTGGGCAGGCATCTCCAAGCTTCACTGCTTTTGCTGCTGGACAAGCTGCAGCCTTTAAGATGTTTGAAACAATTAAAAGGAAGGCAGAGATTGATGCTTATGACATTACTAGTCGACAGCTTGATGACATTTGTGGAGATATAGAGGTTAGGGTGGTTTGCTTTAGTTATCCTACTAGACTTGATGAACTGATATTCAATGGATTTTCTCTTTCAATACCAAGCGGCACTACTACAACTTTGGTAGGAGAAAGTGGGAGTGGGAAATCCACAGTTGTTAGTTTGGTAGACAGATTTTATGATGGTGCAATTGTTGAAGAGAATATTGCCTATGGAAAGGATGGTGCATTTGTTGAAGAAATCAAAGATGGGGCCGAACTAGCTAATCTTTCCAAAATTATAGATAAACTTCCTCAG CTAGTCCAAGTGATAGACGTGTCATCCTCCGAAGAGGATCCtgaagaggacccagaggagttacctcctaaGCCtgttgtggatgctcttgactttccagaggatgatgaggacccactctcTTATGTGGATTCTCTAGAGGATatcatgtcagcatctgaggtagactctacagaggagagcgGCCCTGGAGGGACAACGAATAGTgaagactcttcatcatag